The window CTCGCTGGTGATCCATCCACCCGTGGCGCCGCCGACGCCGAGCGCCGAAGGGTTCTCGCTTTCGCCCGGCGGGGGCGCGATCTTGCCGTCCAGGGTCATGCCCGCTTTCAGCGTTACCAGCGGAGTCTTGGTCCGGATGTATTTGGCAAAGGCTTCGTTGAGCTTGCGGGCTTCGTGCTGGCTCACGCCTTCGGTCACTTCGACTCCGGCAGCCTGAAGCTTTTCGAGCGAGCGCCCGTGCACCAGCGGGTTGGGATCCTTGGTCGCCACCACCAGACGGCGGATGCCGGCCGCAATCACCCGTTCCACGCAAGGCCCGGTCCTTCCCTCATGGCAGCAGGGCTCAAGGGTAAGGTAGAGCGTTGCGCCGCGCGCCTGCTCTCCGGCCTGCTCCAGAGCGAGCACCTCGGCGTGTTTGACGCCCTCCCAGGTGTGCGAGCCGCGGCCCACAACATGAGCCTCCCGTACCACCAACGCTCCCACGTGTGGGTTGGGTGAAGCCAGGGCGATGCCTTGGCGCGCCAGCTCCAGCGCCTCCCTCATGAACACTTCGTCTTCAATACGGTTGGCCATCGAGGCGATTCTTCACGTGTTACTCGAACAGCGAATCTACGAACTCCTTGGGATCGAACGGGAGCAGGTCGGCGGGTTTCTCGCCCACGCCGACGTAGCGCACGGGCAGCCCCAACTCGCGGCAAATGGCCACCACCACGCCGCCTTTCGCAGTGCCATCCAGCTTGGTGAGCACGATACCGGTGACCCCGGCGGACTGCGTGAACAGCCGCGCCTGCTGCAGGCCGTTCTGGCCGGTCGTGGCGTCCATTACCAGAAGAATCTCATGGGGTGCGCCGGGCACCAGCCGCTGCGCGGTGCGGCCCATCTTCTCCAATTCGGCCATCAGGTTGGTCTTGGTGTGCAGGCGGCCAGCCGTATCCACGATGACGTAATCGATCTTGCGCGCCTTGGCGGCTTCCAGCGCTTCGTAAAGCACGGCAGCGGGGTCTCCTCCCGCGCGCGTCTTGATCACCTCCACGCCGGTGCGCTCACCCCAGATCTCCAGCTGCTCGATGGCCGCGGCGCGAAATGTATCGGCAGCGCACAGCAGGACGCTTTTGCCCTCGGCCTTCAATACGTGCGCCAGCTTGCCGATGGTGGTGGTCTTGCCGGTGCCGTTCACGCCCACTACCAGGATGACTTCCGGCCCTTGCTCCACCCGCCGCGCGGGGCGCGAGCTGGCGCCGGCGAGGATGGCCAGCAACTCTTCCTTGAGCAGGCGCTTGAGTTCCTGCACATCGCCGATCTGCCGCCGGTCCACTTTCTGGCGGAGGTTCTCCAGGACCTCATGGGTCGTGGTGGTGCCCAGGTCGGCCCCGACCAGTGAGGCCTCCAGTTCATCCAGCGTGTTGCGGTCAATCTCCTTGCCGATGGCGGCGACGGCATCGATGCGCTCGCTGAGGTTCTCGCGTGTGCGCTCCACCGCCTGTTTCAGGCGGTCAAGGAAGCCGGTCTTTTTCTCTTCGCTGCCGAACAGGGTCTGGATCATGATGCGCAGGCGTGGTGCAGGCTAAAGCTCAATTATAGCGGTCGCTTCGGGAAGGATGGCCTAACCGAGGAATGCCTGGCCCATCTCGCGGTCGGTGGCGGCGCCGACCCCGGCGGTCGCCGCCTGTTCCGCGGATACGGCGGCGGCCCGGTGCAGGCGTAGCCCGCCGCGCTCGAAGACGGAAGTGAGCGCCGCCACCACCTGCGGATCGAACTTGGTGTTGGCCAGCGAGTTGATGATGCGGACCACGTAGCCGGCTTCCATCGCCGCCTGGTAGGGGCGGTTGGTGGTCATGGCGTCGAAGGTGTCGGCTACGGTGATGACGCGCGGAAGCAGCGGAAGCTGGTCGCCCTTGAGGCCGTAAGGATAGCCGCGCCCGTCCAGCGATTCATGGTGCAGCTCGATGCCCGGGATCATGTCCTTCAGCATCTCGACCGGGCGCAGGATGGTGGCGCCCTTGGTGGTATGCGTCTTCATGATCTCGAACTCTTCCGGCGTGAGCGCGCCGGGCTTCTTCAGGATGCGGTCCTCGATTCCGATCTTGCCCACGTCGTGCAGCAGGGCCGCGATGCGGATCTTCTCGATCTCCTCCTGGGGAAGCTGCATCTCCGTGGCCAGGATCACCGAGTAACGCGTCACGCGGTCGGAGTGGCCCTTGGTGTAGGGGTCCTTTTCGTCCACCGCGCCGGCCAGCATCTGGATGGAGCTGAGGAAGAGCGTGCGGTTTTCTTCTGCGGCGCGCTTCAGGTCGGCGACCAGGCGCTCCAGATCGCCGGTCATGATGTTGAAGGTTTCGGCCAGTTCCCCGATCTCGGTGCGGCTCTTCAGGCGAACGCGCTGGGAGAAGTCGCCGCGCGCGATGGCCCGGCTGGACTCGGTCAGGGTCTGCAGCGGGAAGGTGATTCGCTTGGCGGCGAAGGTGCTGATGAGCACGCTGACCAGGACGAAGATCAAAGCCAGTCCCAGCGCGGTCCGCTGCATCTCGCGGGCTTCGCGGTAGGCCTCCTCCTGCGGCTTCTGGGCGATCACCGCCCACTCCAGTGCCGGCACCGTGCTGTAGGTGCCCAGCATCGCCAGCGTCTCGTCGTTCTCCCGGACGTTGAAGGGCCTGGTTT of the Terriglobales bacterium genome contains:
- the ribD gene encoding bifunctional diaminohydroxyphosphoribosylaminopyrimidine deaminase/5-amino-6-(5-phosphoribosylamino)uracil reductase RibD; translation: MANRIEDEVFMREALELARQGIALASPNPHVGALVVREAHVVGRGSHTWEGVKHAEVLALEQAGEQARGATLYLTLEPCCHEGRTGPCVERVIAAGIRRLVVATKDPNPLVHGRSLEKLQAAGVEVTEGVSQHEARKLNEAFAKYIRTKTPLVTLKAGMTLDGKIAPPPGESENPSALGVGGATGGWITSE
- the ftsY gene encoding signal recognition particle-docking protein FtsY, with product MIQTLFGSEEKKTGFLDRLKQAVERTRENLSERIDAVAAIGKEIDRNTLDELEASLVGADLGTTTTHEVLENLRQKVDRRQIGDVQELKRLLKEELLAILAGASSRPARRVEQGPEVILVVGVNGTGKTTTIGKLAHVLKAEGKSVLLCAADTFRAAAIEQLEIWGERTGVEVIKTRAGGDPAAVLYEALEAAKARKIDYVIVDTAGRLHTKTNLMAELEKMGRTAQRLVPGAPHEILLVMDATTGQNGLQQARLFTQSAGVTGIVLTKLDGTAKGGVVVAICRELGLPVRYVGVGEKPADLLPFDPKEFVDSLFE
- a CDS encoding HD domain-containing phosphohydrolase; translated protein: MPTLTRISILYVILGVLIVVSVVPPLFYGTLVASRNRERLERNEKLLQNTITRSLGEDIAQRHTGIQTMLSNLSSAIQVTSGGDIESEQKVTSPELRALLERFVSSSEDLAYATLLNTQARGISAGRIVPDDFMRRELEHAFTAAKEGRSYTGQALATGTGKETSTMMLASTPVLVNGRFIGMVGAIVNLRYLLQRLQDASTGGLSAYVVDRRGRLVASADPKYATGRDMTQFEIVKTFVEQGARLRLAETRPFNVRENDETLAMLGTYSTVPALEWAVIAQKPQEEAYREAREMQRTALGLALIFVLVSVLISTFAAKRITFPLQTLTESSRAIARGDFSQRVRLKSRTEIGELAETFNIMTGDLERLVADLKRAAEENRTLFLSSIQMLAGAVDEKDPYTKGHSDRVTRYSVILATEMQLPQEEIEKIRIAALLHDVGKIGIEDRILKKPGALTPEEFEIMKTHTTKGATILRPVEMLKDMIPGIELHHESLDGRGYPYGLKGDQLPLLPRVITVADTFDAMTTNRPYQAAMEAGYVVRIINSLANTKFDPQVVAALTSVFERGGLRLHRAAAVSAEQAATAGVGAATDREMGQAFLG